A stretch of Pseudomonas taetrolens DNA encodes these proteins:
- the murC gene encoding UDP-N-acetylmuramate--L-alanine ligase, whose translation MVENQKAMPQPEMRRIRRIHFVGIGGVGMCGIAEVLLNLGYQVSGSDLNVSPVTERLEAFGAQIFIGHRAENAANADVLVVSSAINTSNPEVATALERRIPVVPRAEMLAELMRYRHGIAVAGTHGKTTTTSLLASVFAAGGLDPTFVIGGRLNAAGTNAQLGTSRYLIAEADESDASFLHLQPMVAVVTNIDADHMATYEGDFNKLKKTFIEFLHNLPFYGLAVLCLDDPVVREILPQVKRPTVTYGFSQDADVRAINVRQEGMQTFFTVLRPDREPLDVSVNMPGNHNVLNALATICIASDEGISDEAIVQGLSGFQGVGRRFQVYGELPVEGGSVMLVDDYGHHPTEVAAVIKAVRGGWPERRLVMVYQPHRFSRTRDLYDDFVQVLADANVLLLMEVYPAGEEPIPGADSRQLCHSIRQRGQLDPIYIERGVELAPIVKPLLRAGDILLCQGAGDIGRLAPQLINSPLFAGAVVAASEGKLK comes from the coding sequence ATGGTTGAGAATCAAAAAGCTATGCCACAACCGGAAATGCGCCGTATCCGTCGTATCCACTTCGTGGGTATCGGTGGTGTGGGCATGTGCGGTATCGCCGAGGTGTTGCTGAACCTGGGTTATCAAGTGTCGGGCTCCGACCTGAATGTATCGCCCGTGACTGAACGCCTGGAAGCGTTCGGCGCACAGATCTTCATTGGTCACCGTGCCGAAAACGCTGCCAATGCTGACGTGCTGGTCGTGTCCAGCGCCATCAACACCTCGAACCCGGAAGTGGCCACTGCGCTGGAACGCCGTATTCCCGTCGTGCCCCGGGCCGAGATGCTGGCTGAGCTGATGCGCTATCGCCACGGCATTGCCGTGGCCGGTACGCATGGCAAAACCACGACCACCAGCCTGCTTGCTTCAGTGTTCGCTGCCGGTGGCCTGGATCCGACCTTTGTGATCGGTGGCCGCCTGAATGCAGCAGGTACCAATGCACAACTGGGTACCAGCCGTTATCTGATCGCCGAAGCTGACGAAAGCGATGCGAGCTTCCTGCACTTGCAGCCGATGGTTGCCGTCGTTACCAATATCGACGCCGATCACATGGCGACCTACGAAGGTGACTTCAACAAACTGAAGAAGACCTTTATCGAGTTTCTGCACAACCTGCCGTTTTATGGATTGGCCGTACTGTGCCTGGACGACCCGGTCGTGCGTGAAATCCTGCCGCAGGTCAAGCGGCCGACCGTGACTTACGGCTTCAGCCAGGACGCAGACGTACGGGCGATCAATGTTCGCCAGGAAGGCATGCAAACCTTCTTCACTGTTCTGCGTCCGGATCGCGAGCCGCTGGATGTTTCGGTGAACATGCCCGGTAACCACAACGTGCTCAATGCCCTAGCCACCATTTGCATCGCGTCTGATGAAGGCATCAGCGATGAAGCCATCGTGCAGGGGCTGTCGGGCTTTCAGGGCGTCGGCCGGCGTTTTCAGGTTTACGGTGAGCTGCCGGTCGAAGGTGGCAGCGTGATGCTGGTGGACGATTACGGTCATCACCCGACTGAAGTCGCTGCGGTGATCAAAGCCGTACGCGGTGGTTGGCCGGAACGCCGTTTGGTGATGGTGTACCAGCCGCATCGCTTTAGCCGTACGCGCGACCTGTACGACGATTTCGTCCAGGTACTGGCCGACGCCAACGTGTTGCTGTTGATGGAGGTCTACCCGGCCGGAGAAGAGCCGATTCCGGGCGCAGACAGCCGTCAGCTATGTCACAGCATTCGCCAGCGCGGGCAGTTGGACCCGATCTACATTGAGCGCGGTGTTGAGCTTGCGCCAATCGTCAAGCCGCTGCTGCGTGCCGGCGACATTCTGTTGTGCCAGGGAGCGGGCGATATCGGCCGTCTGGCACCACAGCTCATTAATAGTCCGTTATTCGCCGGCGCCGTTGTCGCAGCCAGCGAGGGGAAGTTGAAATGA
- a CDS encoding D-alanine--D-alanine ligase produces the protein MTAAYANLSSTITPADFGRVAVLFGGKSAEREVSLKSGHAVLGALQSAGVNAFGIDVGDDFITRITQEKIDRAFIILHGRGGEDGSMQGLLECLGIPYTGSGILASALAMDKLRTKQVWHSLGIPTPRHAVLSTEADCICAAKELSFPLIVKPAHEGSSIGMAKVNNVDELIVAWKEASKFDSQVLVEQWIHGPEFTIAILRDQVLPPIALGTTHSFYDYDAKYVANDTQYRIPCGLDSAKEQELMDLTAKACEAIGIAGWGRLDVMQDTDGQFWLLEVNTAPGMTDHSLVPMAARAAGLDFQQLVLSILAASVEARD, from the coding sequence ATGACTGCAGCCTACGCCAATCTTTCTTCGACCATTACGCCTGCCGACTTCGGCCGCGTGGCGGTACTTTTCGGTGGCAAAAGTGCCGAGCGCGAAGTGTCCCTGAAATCAGGTCATGCAGTACTCGGGGCACTGCAAAGTGCGGGCGTGAATGCTTTCGGCATTGATGTGGGCGATGACTTCATCACGCGTATCACCCAAGAGAAGATCGACCGCGCCTTCATCATTCTGCACGGTCGTGGCGGTGAAGACGGCAGCATGCAAGGCCTGCTGGAATGCCTGGGCATTCCTTACACCGGCAGCGGCATCCTGGCTTCAGCCCTGGCAATGGACAAACTGCGCACCAAGCAGGTGTGGCACAGCCTCGGGATTCCGACTCCGCGTCACGCGGTGTTGAGCACCGAAGCCGATTGTATTTGCGCAGCGAAGGAACTGAGCTTCCCTTTGATCGTCAAACCGGCGCATGAAGGTTCAAGTATCGGTATGGCCAAAGTAAACAACGTCGACGAGCTGATCGTCGCGTGGAAAGAGGCCAGTAAGTTCGACTCGCAAGTGCTGGTAGAGCAATGGATCCATGGTCCGGAGTTCACCATCGCCATCCTGCGTGACCAGGTGTTGCCTCCGATTGCCCTGGGCACCACGCATTCGTTCTACGACTACGACGCCAAATACGTGGCTAACGATACCCAGTATCGGATCCCGTGCGGCCTTGATAGCGCCAAGGAGCAGGAGCTCATGGATCTCACGGCGAAAGCCTGTGAGGCGATCGGTATTGCCGGTTGGGGGCGTCTGGATGTGATGCAGGACACCGATGGTCAGTTCTGGCTGCTGGAAGTCAACACCGCGCCAGGTATGACCGATCACAGCCTGGTGCCGATGGCGGCACGGGCTGCCGGTCTGGATTTTCAACAGTTGGTGCTGTCGATTCTGGCAGCCAGTGTAGAAGCGCGAGATTAA
- a CDS encoding cell division protein FtsQ/DivIB, translating to MQGAQLRHQPPAPGRKPVPRGASRMVAKEPMSVRLPKANFGFLKALFWPVVLVALGFGTYEGAQRLMPYADRPITNINVQGDLSYISQQAVQQRIAPYVAASFFTVDLEGMRTELEQMPWIAHAEVRRVWPDQVVIRLEEQLPVARWGDEALLNNQGQAFTPRELANYEHLPQLFGPQRAQQQVMQQYQVLSQMLRPMGFSIARLELRERGSWFLTTGAGSAGPGIELLLGRDHLVEKMRRFIAIYEKTLKEQITNIARIDLRYANGLAVGWREPVAPTIAEPAVAKN from the coding sequence ATGCAAGGCGCCCAGCTTCGTCATCAACCACCCGCTCCCGGCCGCAAGCCGGTACCGCGTGGTGCCAGCCGGATGGTGGCTAAAGAGCCGATGTCGGTGCGCCTGCCAAAAGCCAATTTTGGTTTTTTGAAGGCTTTGTTCTGGCCCGTTGTGTTGGTCGCGCTGGGCTTTGGTACGTACGAAGGTGCACAGCGTCTGATGCCGTATGCAGATCGCCCGATCACCAATATCAATGTTCAAGGCGATTTGTCCTACATCAGTCAGCAAGCCGTGCAGCAGCGCATCGCCCCTTATGTGGCGGCCAGCTTCTTCACGGTCGACCTGGAAGGCATGCGCACCGAGCTGGAACAAATGCCATGGATCGCTCATGCCGAAGTACGTCGGGTGTGGCCGGACCAGGTGGTGATTCGCCTTGAGGAGCAACTGCCGGTTGCTCGTTGGGGAGATGAAGCGCTGCTGAACAACCAGGGTCAGGCATTTACACCGCGTGAACTGGCCAATTATGAGCATTTGCCGCAGCTGTTTGGTCCACAACGGGCTCAGCAGCAAGTGATGCAGCAGTATCAGGTGTTGAGCCAGATGCTGCGTCCGATGGGCTTTTCCATTGCCCGGCTGGAATTGCGTGAGCGCGGTAGCTGGTTCCTGACCACCGGAGCCGGCAGTGCAGGGCCGGGGATCGAGCTGCTGTTGGGGCGCGATCACCTGGTAGAAAAAATGCGTCGCTTCATAGCCATCTATGAAAAAACGCTGAAAGAACAGATTACGAACATAGCGCGCATTGATTTGCGTTATGCCAACGGATTGGCCGTCGGCTGGCGGGAACCTGTGGCACCCACGATAGCCGAACCCGCTGTCGCGAAGAATTAA
- the ftsA gene encoding cell division protein FtsA: protein MANVQSGKMIVGLDIGTSKVVALVGEVAADGQLEIVGIGTHPSRGLKKGVVVNIESTVQSIQRAVEEAQLMAGCRIHSAFVGVAGNHIRSLNSHGIVAIRDREVSSADLERVLDAAQAVAIPADQRVLHTLPQDYVIDNQEGVREPLGMSGVRLEAKVHVVTCAVNAAQNIEKCVRRCGLEVDDIILEQLASAYSVLTDDEKELGVCLVDIGGGTTDIAIFTEGAIRHTAVIPIAGDQVTNDIAMALRTPTQYAEEIKIRYACALAKLAGAGETIKVPSVGDRPPRELSRQALAEVVEPRYDELFTLIQAELRRSGYEDLIPAGIVLTGGTSKMEGAVELAEEIFHMPVRLGVPHSFEGLADVVRNPIYSTAVGLLLYGLQKQSDGISMSGISNRDNYSSDEQKAPVLERLKRWVQGNF from the coding sequence ATGGCAAATGTGCAAAGCGGCAAAATGATCGTCGGCCTGGATATCGGCACCTCCAAAGTGGTTGCGCTGGTAGGCGAAGTCGCGGCCGATGGCCAGCTCGAAATCGTCGGTATCGGCACCCATCCATCCCGTGGCTTGAAGAAGGGCGTGGTGGTGAATATTGAATCCACCGTGCAGTCGATCCAGCGCGCAGTGGAAGAAGCTCAATTGATGGCCGGTTGCCGGATCCACTCGGCATTCGTCGGTGTGGCGGGTAATCACATCCGCAGCCTGAACTCCCACGGCATCGTGGCGATTCGGGATCGTGAAGTCAGCTCGGCAGACCTGGAGCGGGTGCTCGACGCCGCTCAGGCGGTCGCCATTCCGGCTGACCAGCGTGTGCTGCACACCCTGCCGCAGGATTACGTGATCGACAACCAGGAAGGCGTTCGTGAGCCACTGGGCATGTCGGGCGTACGTCTTGAGGCGAAAGTGCACGTGGTGACGTGCGCAGTGAATGCAGCGCAGAACATCGAAAAGTGCGTACGCCGCTGTGGCCTTGAAGTGGATGACATCATCCTCGAGCAACTGGCGTCGGCTTATTCGGTGTTGACCGATGATGAAAAAGAACTGGGTGTCTGCCTGGTCGACATCGGCGGCGGCACCACGGATATCGCGATCTTTACCGAAGGCGCGATTCGTCATACGGCCGTGATCCCGATTGCGGGTGACCAGGTGACCAACGACATCGCGATGGCGTTGCGTACACCTACCCAATATGCCGAAGAAATCAAAATCCGTTACGCCTGTGCCCTGGCCAAGCTGGCGGGTGCCGGTGAAACCATCAAGGTGCCTAGCGTCGGTGACCGTCCTCCGCGCGAGCTGTCCCGTCAGGCGCTGGCCGAAGTGGTAGAGCCGCGCTACGACGAGCTGTTCACGCTGATTCAGGCCGAGCTGCGTCGCAGTGGCTACGAAGACCTGATCCCGGCGGGCATCGTCCTGACCGGCGGCACCTCGAAGATGGAAGGCGCGGTCGAACTGGCCGAAGAAATCTTCCATATGCCGGTTCGTCTGGGTGTGCCGCACAGCTTCGAAGGCCTGGCCGACGTCGTACGTAATCCGATTTATTCCACCGCTGTGGGCTTGTTGCTGTACGGACTGCAAAAGCAGTCAGACGGCATCTCCATGTCGGGTATCAGCAACCGAGACAACTACAGCAGTGATGAACAAAAAGCCCCTGTGCTCGAACGCCTCAAGCGTTGGGTACAAGGCAACTTTTAA
- the ftsZ gene encoding cell division protein FtsZ, translated as MFELVDNIPQSPVIKVIGVGGGGGNAVNHMVKSNIEGVEFICANTDAQALKSIGARTILQLGTGVTKGLGAGANPEVGRQAALEDRERIAEVLQGTNMVFITTGMGGGTGTGAAPIIAEVAKEMGILTVAVVTRPFPFEGRKRMQIADEGIRLLSESVDSLITIPNEKLLTILGKDASLLSAFAKADDVLAGAVRGISDIIKRPGMINVDFADVRTVMSEMGMAMMGTGCASGPNRAREATEAAIRNPLLEDVNLEGARGILVNITAGPDLSLGEYSDVGSIIEAFASEHAMVKVGTVIDPDMRDELHVTVVATGLGAKIEKPVKVIDNSVQATYAASSSNSAAARQEARTERQEQPVVNYRDLDRPTVMRNQAQQGATTAAKLNPQDDLDYLDIPAFLRRQAD; from the coding sequence ATGTTCGAACTCGTAGACAACATCCCGCAAAGCCCGGTAATCAAGGTTATCGGTGTGGGTGGTGGCGGTGGCAATGCTGTTAACCATATGGTTAAGAGCAACATCGAAGGCGTGGAATTCATCTGCGCCAACACCGACGCGCAAGCGCTGAAAAGCATCGGCGCCCGTACCATCCTGCAACTGGGCACCGGTGTGACCAAGGGCCTGGGTGCCGGCGCGAATCCGGAGGTCGGTCGTCAGGCTGCTCTGGAAGACCGAGAGCGCATCGCTGAAGTGCTGCAGGGCACCAACATGGTGTTCATCACCACGGGCATGGGCGGTGGTACCGGTACCGGTGCTGCGCCGATCATTGCCGAAGTGGCCAAGGAAATGGGCATTCTCACCGTTGCGGTGGTGACACGTCCGTTCCCGTTCGAAGGTCGCAAGCGCATGCAGATCGCAGACGAAGGTATTCGCCTGTTGTCCGAAAGCGTCGATTCGCTGATCACGATCCCGAACGAAAAACTGCTGACCATCCTCGGCAAGGACGCCAGCCTGCTGTCGGCTTTCGCGAAGGCAGATGACGTACTGGCCGGTGCCGTTCGCGGTATTTCCGACATCATCAAGCGTCCGGGCATGATCAACGTCGACTTTGCCGACGTGCGCACCGTGATGAGCGAAATGGGCATGGCGATGATGGGCACTGGCTGCGCCAGCGGTCCGAACCGTGCACGTGAAGCAACAGAAGCGGCTATCCGCAATCCGTTGCTCGAAGACGTAAACCTGGAAGGCGCACGCGGCATCCTGGTGAACATCACCGCCGGTCCTGACCTGTCCCTGGGTGAGTACTCCGACGTGGGTAGCATCATCGAAGCTTTTGCTTCCGAGCACGCGATGGTCAAGGTCGGTACGGTTATCGATCCGGACATGCGTGACGAACTGCATGTGACCGTGGTTGCGACCGGTCTGGGCGCTAAAATCGAGAAGCCGGTCAAGGTTATCGACAACAGTGTTCAAGCCACTTACGCAGCTTCGTCGTCGAATTCGGCGGCGGCTCGTCAGGAAGCTCGTACCGAGCGTCAGGAACAACCGGTGGTTAACTACCGTGATCTGGACCGCCCGACCGTGATGCGTAATCAGGCTCAGCAAGGCGCGACGACCGCTGCCAAGCTCAATCCTCAAGACGATTTGGATTACCTGGACATCCCGGCTTTCCTGCGTCGACAGGCTGATTAA
- the lpxC gene encoding UDP-3-O-acyl-N-acetylglucosamine deacetylase has translation MIKQRTLKNIIRATGVGLHSGEKVYLTLKPAPVDTGIVFCRADLDPVVQIPARAENVGETTMSTTLVNGDTKVDTVEHLLSAMAGLGIDNAYVELSASEVPIMDGSAGPFVFLIQSAGLEEQDAPKKFIRILREVTVEDGDKRATFVPFEGFKVSFEIDFDHPVFRNRTQSASVDFSSTSFVKEVSRARTFGFMSDIEYLRKHNLALGGSVENAIVVDADGVLNEDGLRYEDEFVKHKILDAIGDLYLLGNSLIGEFKGFKSGHALNNQLLRKLIEQKDAWEVVTFEDASTAPISYMRPVAAV, from the coding sequence ATGATTAAACAACGCACCCTGAAAAATATTATCCGTGCCACAGGTGTCGGCCTGCACTCCGGTGAGAAGGTCTACCTGACCCTCAAGCCTGCGCCTGTGGACACCGGCATCGTGTTTTGTCGTGCAGACCTTGACCCTGTGGTGCAGATCCCTGCTCGCGCGGAAAACGTCGGCGAGACAACGATGTCGACCACGTTGGTCAACGGCGATACCAAAGTAGACACGGTAGAGCACTTGCTCTCGGCCATGGCTGGCCTGGGGATCGATAACGCCTACGTCGAACTCTCCGCGTCTGAAGTCCCGATTATGGACGGTAGCGCCGGACCTTTCGTGTTCCTGATTCAATCTGCCGGCCTGGAAGAACAGGACGCGCCGAAGAAATTCATCCGCATCCTGCGTGAAGTGACAGTGGAAGACGGCGACAAGCGCGCCACTTTCGTCCCTTTCGAAGGGTTCAAAGTGAGTTTCGAGATCGATTTCGATCACCCTGTTTTCCGTAATCGCACCCAAAGTGCAAGCGTGGATTTCTCGAGCACTTCGTTTGTAAAAGAAGTCAGCCGTGCGCGTACCTTTGGTTTCATGAGTGACATCGAGTACCTGCGCAAGCACAACCTCGCACTCGGCGGTAGCGTTGAAAACGCCATCGTGGTCGATGCGGACGGTGTGCTGAACGAAGACGGCCTTCGTTATGAAGACGAGTTCGTGAAGCACAAGATCCTCGATGCTATTGGTGACCTCTACTTGCTGGGCAATAGCCTGATTGGTGAGTTCAAGGGCTTCAAGTCTGGCCATGCACTGAACAACCAGCTGCTTCGCAAGCTGATTGAACAGAAAGACGCATGGGAAGTCGTGACCTTTGAAGATGCCAGCACGGCACCGATCTCGTACATGCGTCCGGTTGCGGCAGTTTAA
- a CDS encoding sensor domain-containing diguanylate cyclase — translation MSYLLVREYRNTAQEATRATMNIVQLIDRDVRNTVTLYDSALVRVTNLLQSGVLTPLSSPTRQLLLFDRTSELPSCDGFFVVDASGKLISSSRPDQPADLNLTEQPWFKVHQAMANEEVFISNPFQASRTPNDWSIRFSRRMSGPDGEFRGVAVAQMKLSYFTSLLRGLDVGIHGNISLVSTDGTLLMQYPQTEAIRIGQNVSQAPNFIRFLNERYGSFIAMSGLYHVERLYNFSQVRDLPMIVVVALSTRTIFSNWQHTALLIGATTLLLCLGMIWLTWLLLRELRLRQHAERNLAGLASTDPLSGLANRRTLDDKLDHEWRRAQRAGNPISLIMIDVDHFKAFNDTFGHQAGDEALRRVAQVIKAHLRRPADLAARYGGEEFAVVLSDTDATGTRTLAEKIRIAVEHMEPVVPSERTLTISLGACTRYAKPGDELRALVSTADKALYQAKKGGRNRVVDINETGLNALKPIVVP, via the coding sequence GTGAGTTACTTACTGGTCCGGGAGTACCGTAATACCGCACAAGAGGCAACGCGTGCCACGATGAACATCGTGCAGTTGATCGACCGCGATGTCCGCAACACGGTGACCCTGTATGACTCCGCGCTGGTGCGTGTGACCAACTTGCTGCAAAGCGGAGTCCTCACACCCCTCTCCTCCCCGACCCGGCAATTGCTGTTATTCGACAGAACCTCCGAGCTTCCGTCCTGTGACGGTTTTTTCGTCGTGGACGCCTCGGGCAAGCTGATTAGCAGCTCCCGCCCCGACCAGCCAGCTGACCTCAACCTCACGGAACAACCCTGGTTCAAGGTGCATCAGGCCATGGCCAATGAAGAGGTTTTTATCAGCAATCCTTTTCAGGCAAGCCGCACCCCGAATGACTGGAGCATCCGCTTCAGCCGCCGCATGTCAGGACCGGATGGAGAGTTTCGCGGGGTGGCCGTGGCCCAGATGAAACTGAGTTACTTCACTAGCCTGTTACGCGGCCTGGATGTCGGCATACATGGCAACATCAGCCTTGTCAGCACCGATGGTACGCTGCTGATGCAATACCCCCAGACCGAGGCGATTCGCATCGGCCAGAACGTGAGCCAGGCGCCCAACTTCATCAGGTTCCTGAATGAGCGCTATGGCAGCTTCATCGCCATGTCCGGGCTTTATCACGTTGAACGCCTGTATAACTTCTCTCAGGTGCGCGACCTGCCCATGATCGTGGTGGTCGCCCTGTCCACCCGTACCATTTTCAGTAATTGGCAGCATACTGCCCTGCTGATCGGCGCCACGACCCTGCTTCTTTGTCTGGGCATGATATGGCTGACCTGGTTGTTGCTGCGCGAGCTGCGCCTGCGCCAACATGCCGAACGTAACCTCGCCGGGCTCGCGTCGACTGATCCGTTGAGCGGGCTGGCCAACCGGCGAACGCTGGACGACAAACTGGATCATGAGTGGCGCAGAGCGCAACGCGCGGGCAACCCCATCTCGCTGATCATGATTGACGTTGACCACTTCAAAGCCTTTAACGACACCTTTGGACACCAGGCCGGGGATGAGGCACTGCGCCGGGTCGCGCAAGTGATCAAGGCGCATTTACGCCGCCCTGCCGACCTCGCCGCGCGCTATGGGGGCGAAGAGTTTGCAGTGGTGCTGAGCGATACCGACGCAACGGGCACACGCACGCTGGCCGAAAAAATCCGTATAGCCGTCGAGCACATGGAGCCTGTGGTCCCGAGCGAGAGAACACTCACGATCAGCCTGGGGGCATGTACACGCTATGCCAAGCCCGGAGACGAGCTGAGAGCGCTTGTCAGCACTGCCGACAAAGCCCTCTACCAGGCCAAAAAGGGCGGGAGAAACCGGGTCGTAGACATCAATGAGACCGGGCTGAATGCCCTGAAACCGATCGTCGTGCCATAA